The following coding sequences lie in one Oceanicola sp. 502str15 genomic window:
- a CDS encoding alpha/beta fold hydrolase: MADPVVFLPDFMCDARAFWPQIMSFSASRAVQIGSVAHADSVGALAQRVLDGAPKRFALCGVGLGGMVAMEVLNRAPDRVSRIALISTTALTEPPHVAADREPGIIGVRNGRLIEVAKAQIEAAGVGEGPHRGEIIDLVLDMAEALGPDVFVRQSRALQRRPDPQRTLRKAKQPVLVMCGEEDQLHEPKRHEFLADLIPNAELKVIAGAGHYITLEQPSAVNHALKDFLDAPLVLR; the protein is encoded by the coding sequence ATGGCCGACCCGGTAGTATTTCTTCCCGACTTCATGTGCGACGCGCGGGCCTTCTGGCCGCAGATCATGAGCTTTTCCGCCAGCCGCGCGGTGCAGATCGGCTCGGTCGCCCATGCCGACAGCGTCGGCGCGCTCGCCCAGCGGGTGCTCGACGGCGCGCCCAAACGGTTTGCGCTCTGCGGTGTGGGTCTTGGCGGCATGGTCGCGATGGAGGTGCTCAACCGCGCGCCCGACCGGGTGAGCCGGATCGCCCTGATCTCGACGACCGCGCTGACTGAGCCGCCCCATGTGGCCGCCGACCGCGAACCGGGCATCATCGGCGTGCGCAACGGCCGGCTGATCGAGGTGGCCAAGGCCCAGATCGAAGCCGCCGGGGTAGGGGAGGGGCCGCATCGCGGCGAGATCATCGACCTCGTGCTCGACATGGCCGAAGCCCTCGGCCCCGATGTCTTCGTCCGCCAGTCCCGCGCGCTGCAACGCCGTCCTGACCCGCAGCGCACGCTGCGCAAGGCCAAGCAGCCGGTTCTGGTGATGTGCGGCGAGGAAGATCAGCTCCACGAGCCCAAACGCCACGAGTTTCTGGCCGACCTGATCCCCAACGCCGAGCTGAAGGTGATCGCCGGTGCGGGCCACTACATCACGCTGGAGCAGCCCTCCGCCGTGAACCACGCGCTCAAGGATTTTCTCGACGCGCCCCTCGTCCTGAGGTGA
- a CDS encoding VOC family protein yields the protein MDQRISLITLGVRNPEAAAAFYEALGWARVEAPDGVIAFDLIGATLGLYPIEMLARDMGVPLESLGHGAATYSYNVREKEEVAALLEAAEKAGARLLKPAHDIFWGGHIGYFADPEGHIWEVAWNPHSPLGPKGEFQWNGAA from the coding sequence ATGGACCAGCGGATAAGCCTCATCACCCTCGGGGTGCGCAACCCCGAGGCGGCAGCAGCCTTCTACGAGGCGCTCGGCTGGGCGCGGGTCGAGGCCCCCGACGGGGTCATCGCCTTCGACCTGATCGGCGCCACCCTCGGGCTCTATCCGATCGAGATGCTCGCGCGAGACATGGGCGTGCCGCTGGAGAGCCTCGGCCACGGGGCTGCGACATATTCCTACAACGTGCGCGAAAAGGAGGAGGTGGCCGCTCTGCTCGAGGCCGCCGAGAAGGCCGGGGCGAGGCTGCTCAAGCCCGCGCATGATATCTTCTGGGGCGGTCACATCGGCTACTTCGCCGACCCCGAAGGGCACATCTGGGAGGTCGCCTGGAACCCGCATTCGCCGCTCGGCCCGAAGGGCGAGTTTCAATGGAACGGGGCCGCCTGA
- a CDS encoding carboxylesterase — protein MRPWLRWTLAVFALLAVIWVVAPRAPVDTEISFDPTTIGLDVDAYLAQGEQQFSDIVPGTEKQVIWAGEPGTKTPLAVIYVHGYSAAAPEIAPVPQQVARALGANLYFTRLSGHGRSEDAMAEPTAGDWLEDMAETMAIAERIGERSLILATSTGATLATSMAAAHPEVMSQVEGMVFVAPNFAVNSRAAFLLRAPFVRHWLPLVLGERRGFTPINEAQARYWTERYPVTALLPMAALVHHARTLDHARIPIPVLFYFSDEDQVVSPVAARRVAADWGGPVTIINPELTAADDPWSHVIAGDIVSPGQTEAAVAAILDWAKGL, from the coding sequence ATGCGGCCCTGGCTCCGCTGGACGCTTGCAGTTTTCGCGCTTCTGGCGGTGATCTGGGTGGTCGCGCCCCGTGCTCCGGTGGACACCGAAATCTCCTTCGACCCCACCACGATCGGGCTCGATGTTGATGCCTATCTGGCCCAAGGCGAGCAGCAGTTTTCCGACATCGTGCCCGGGACCGAGAAGCAGGTGATCTGGGCCGGTGAGCCGGGCACCAAAACCCCGCTCGCGGTGATCTATGTCCACGGCTACTCCGCCGCCGCGCCCGAAATCGCCCCGGTGCCGCAGCAGGTGGCAAGGGCGCTCGGGGCCAATCTCTACTTCACCCGCCTCTCCGGGCATGGGCGCAGCGAGGATGCCATGGCCGAGCCGACGGCGGGCGATTGGCTCGAAGACATGGCCGAGACCATGGCCATCGCCGAGCGGATCGGAGAGCGCAGCCTGATCCTCGCCACCTCCACCGGCGCAACCCTGGCCACCTCCATGGCCGCCGCCCACCCCGAGGTCATGTCGCAGGTGGAGGGCATGGTGTTCGTGGCCCCCAACTTCGCCGTCAACTCCCGCGCCGCCTTCCTGCTGCGCGCCCCCTTCGTGCGCCACTGGCTGCCTCTCGTGCTGGGCGAGCGCCGCGGCTTCACCCCGATCAACGAGGCGCAGGCCCGTTACTGGACAGAGCGCTACCCCGTCACCGCGCTCCTGCCGATGGCCGCGCTGGTCCACCATGCGCGTACACTCGACCATGCCCGCATCCCGATCCCGGTGCTGTTCTACTTTTCCGATGAGGATCAGGTCGTCAGCCCCGTGGCCGCCCGCCGGGTCGCGGCCGATTGGGGCGGGCCGGTCACGATCATCAACCCCGAGCTGACGGCGGCAGACGACCCGTGGTCCCACGTCATCGCGGGTGATATCGTCAGCCCCGGCCAGACCGAGGCCGCCGTGGCCGCAATTCTCGATTGGGCCAAGGGCCTCTAA
- a CDS encoding carboxylesterase has protein sequence MPEYLTSPEGRRIAYHRTEGRGPGVVFLGGFKSDMGGTKAVHLEAWAQARGQAFLRFDYSGHGESSGAFTEGAIGDWAEDAAAAITTLTEGPQVLVGSSMGGWISLLMARRLGARLAGLVTIAAAPDFTEDSMWAGFSTAQRAELAETGQVALPSDYGEPYIITRRLIEEGRNQLVLRDPLLLPYPVRMLQGTADEDVSQDVALRLLAHAEGDDIRLTLVKGADHRFSAPPQLALIEQALEEVLAALPPVGAP, from the coding sequence TTGCCCGAGTATCTGACCAGCCCCGAAGGCCGCCGCATCGCCTATCACCGCACCGAGGGCCGGGGGCCGGGGGTGGTCTTTCTGGGTGGCTTCAAGTCCGACATGGGCGGCACGAAGGCGGTGCATCTCGAGGCCTGGGCGCAGGCCCGGGGCCAGGCCTTCCTGCGCTTCGACTACTCCGGCCATGGCGAAAGTTCCGGCGCCTTCACCGAGGGCGCGATCGGCGACTGGGCCGAGGATGCAGCCGCCGCGATCACCACGCTCACCGAGGGCCCGCAGGTGCTGGTGGGCTCCTCCATGGGCGGCTGGATCTCGCTGCTGATGGCGCGACGGCTCGGGGCAAGGCTCGCCGGCCTCGTGACCATCGCCGCCGCGCCGGATTTTACCGAAGACAGCATGTGGGCCGGGTTCTCGACGGCGCAGCGGGCCGAACTGGCCGAAACCGGGCAGGTCGCGCTGCCCTCCGACTACGGCGAGCCCTACATCATCACCCGCCGGCTGATCGAGGAGGGGCGCAACCAGCTCGTGCTGCGCGATCCCCTTCTGCTACCCTATCCGGTGCGGATGCTGCAGGGCACGGCGGATGAGGACGTGTCGCAGGACGTGGCCCTGCGCCTGCTGGCCCACGCCGAGGGCGATGACATCCGCCTGACCCTCGTGAAGGGCGCCGACCACAGGTTTTCGGCCCCGCCCCAGCTTGCCCTGATCGAGCAGGCGCTGGAGGAGGTGCTGGCCGCGCTGCCCCCGGTCGGAGCCCCCTGA
- a CDS encoding pyridoxal phosphate-dependent aminotransferase, whose protein sequence is MTYPRYTDLAQGLPSTVPFVGPETQERSRGRTFDARLGANESGFGPSPSAIRAIGEAARGAWMYGDPEVHDLRRALGSHLGVAPEAVIAGEGIDALLGYIARLLVGPGDAVVTSDGAYPTFNYHVAGFGGVLHKVPYRDDTEDPEALVAKAAEVDAKIIYLANPDNPMGSFHGAERLAAMREALPEGCLLVLDEAYVEFAPEDDLLELDPSDEGIIRLRTFSKAYGLAGLRVGYGVGHPELIRAFDKIRNHFGLGRVAQAGALAALADTAHLARVQGEVEAARRRIGRIAAANGLTPLPSCTNFVTLDCGGGAARAKALVAELGRRGVFIRMPFAAPQDRCIRISAAPEAELSRLEKVLPEALAALSTPVHEK, encoded by the coding sequence ATGACATACCCGCGTTATACCGATCTGGCCCAGGGCCTGCCGTCCACCGTGCCCTTCGTCGGGCCTGAAACCCAGGAACGCTCAAGGGGACGCACCTTCGATGCGCGCCTTGGGGCGAACGAGAGCGGCTTTGGGCCCTCGCCCTCGGCGATCCGTGCCATCGGCGAGGCGGCGCGGGGCGCGTGGATGTATGGCGACCCCGAGGTGCACGACCTACGCCGGGCGCTCGGCAGCCACCTTGGCGTGGCCCCCGAGGCGGTGATCGCGGGCGAAGGGATCGACGCGCTGCTGGGTTATATCGCCCGGCTGCTGGTTGGCCCGGGCGATGCGGTTGTGACCTCGGACGGCGCCTATCCCACGTTCAACTACCACGTGGCGGGCTTTGGAGGGGTGCTGCACAAGGTGCCCTACCGCGACGACACCGAAGACCCCGAGGCGCTGGTGGCCAAGGCGGCGGAGGTTGACGCCAAGATCATCTACCTCGCCAACCCCGACAACCCGATGGGCAGCTTTCATGGCGCCGAGCGGCTGGCCGCGATGCGGGAGGCGCTGCCGGAGGGCTGCCTGCTGGTGCTCGACGAGGCCTACGTGGAATTTGCCCCGGAGGACGACCTGCTGGAGCTTGACCCCTCGGACGAGGGCATCATTCGTTTGCGCACCTTTTCAAAGGCCTACGGGCTGGCCGGGCTGCGGGTGGGCTACGGTGTGGGCCATCCCGAGCTGATCCGCGCCTTCGACAAGATCCGCAACCACTTCGGCCTTGGCCGGGTGGCGCAGGCCGGGGCGCTGGCGGCACTGGCCGACACCGCGCATCTGGCGCGGGTGCAGGGCGAGGTGGAGGCGGCGCGCCGGCGGATCGGCCGGATCGCCGCGGCAAACGGCCTGACGCCCCTGCCCTCCTGCACCAATTTCGTGACCCTCGACTGCGGCGGCGGTGCGGCCCGCGCAAAGGCCCTCGTGGCCGAGCTGGGGCGGCGGGGCGTGTTCATCCGGATGCCCTTCGCGGCACCGCAGGACCGCTGCATCCGGATCTCGGCGGCGCCCGAGGCCGAGCTTTCGCGGCTAGAAAAGGTGCTGCCGGAGGCGCTTGCCGCGCTCTCGACACCCGTTCACGAGAAATAG